Proteins encoded together in one Atribacterota bacterium window:
- the trkA gene encoding Trk system potassium transporter TrkA — MKVIIIGAGKVGIQIAQTLSAENHDVTIIDKREDIRQDLDSNLDIMTIIGNGANVRILEQAGIKEADMLIAVTRIDEVNMVACMTAKQFNVAKTIARIRNTEYMYSNSLSKEKLGIDYVINPERATAKEIVRLLKTPSNVCEAQDFAGGKISLFGLKIEEDCHFANKKIRDISFGRHTLMAAIFREDNLIIPTGNDEIFIGDTVYLLIRKENYSDLELLCNKKSGVLQNVLIFGGSNIGIQVASLLNKIGIKTKLIEMNKQKSETISELLPQTLVINGDGTNIELLKEEGIEKTDGFVAVTGYDEENLLVSLLAKHLGTKKVIAKISRTNYIPILEKIGIDAVVNPRLTTASAILRFLKRGELITLTLLKEGEIEVAELIAQPDSKINDKPLKSIDFPKNSIIGAIIRKEEVIIPHGDDFIKAGDKVIVFTKTTEINKIEQLFL, encoded by the coding sequence TTGAAAGTTATAATTATTGGAGCAGGCAAAGTTGGTATCCAAATTGCTCAGACTCTTTCAGCAGAAAATCATGATGTAACTATTATAGACAAACGTGAAGATATCAGACAGGATCTGGATAGTAATCTGGATATCATGACCATTATTGGAAACGGCGCTAATGTAAGAATTCTGGAACAAGCAGGAATAAAAGAAGCAGATATGCTTATTGCAGTAACCAGGATAGATGAGGTCAATATGGTTGCTTGTATGACAGCAAAACAATTTAATGTTGCTAAAACTATTGCCCGCATCAGAAATACTGAATATATGTACAGCAACTCACTTTCCAAGGAAAAATTAGGTATTGATTATGTTATTAATCCTGAAAGAGCAACAGCTAAAGAAATAGTAAGATTATTAAAAACTCCTTCCAATGTCTGCGAAGCTCAGGATTTTGCTGGTGGAAAAATTTCTTTATTTGGCTTAAAAATTGAAGAGGATTGCCATTTTGCTAATAAAAAAATAAGAGATATTAGTTTTGGGCGTCATACCCTGATGGCAGCTATCTTTAGAGAGGATAACCTAATAATTCCTACGGGTAATGATGAAATTTTTATAGGAGATACTGTATATTTATTAATCAGGAAAGAAAATTACTCTGATTTGGAACTGTTGTGTAATAAGAAATCCGGCGTTTTACAAAATGTTCTTATCTTTGGTGGAAGTAACATTGGTATTCAGGTTGCTTCTCTATTAAATAAAATTGGTATCAAAACAAAATTAATCGAAATGAATAAGCAAAAAAGCGAAACAATATCAGAATTATTACCTCAAACATTGGTTATTAATGGAGACGGTACCAATATAGAACTTCTAAAGGAAGAAGGAATTGAAAAAACTGATGGATTTGTTGCAGTTACCGGTTATGATGAAGAGAATCTACTGGTATCACTACTGGCAAAACATCTTGGGACAAAAAAGGTTATTGCCAAAATTAGCAGAACTAATTACATTCCTATTTTAGAAAAAATAGGTATAGATGCAGTTGTCAACCCTCGTCTAACAACTGCTTCCGCCATATTACGTTTCCTGAAACGTGGTGAACTTATCACCCTCACCTTACTCAAAGAAGGAGAAATTGAGGTAGCAGAATTAATTGCCCAACCAGATAGTAAAATCAATGATAAACCTTTAAAATCAATTGATTTTCCAAAAAATTCCATTATTGGGGCAATTATTAGAAAAGAAGAGGTAATTATTCCTCATGGAGATGATTTTATCAAAGCAGGGGATAAGGTCATTGTATTTACTAAAACAACAGAAATTAATAAGATAGAACAGCTTTTTTTATGA
- a CDS encoding ATP-grasp domain-containing protein: MPKKILFVYNQVSKKYKYGLFRECTLDTDVQAIREALMKTKCNILSLDLYNPEQLDSFIMDNYPIDFAFVLAEGFKDYPHTLYNGYGAAQVREQLKTHNIPSSHASIESMEICRNKDFTYQKLQEYSIPVPKHFVFDLHNRFRKKQLLREIERIGYPLMIKPAGGGDSIGITPKSVVHNLTELKHKIEYLKRTLGLEKIIIEQYLPGQEFTVGVLGGETKYVLPIIAFPENWGIRYTRTKNKEYRMQNQFKIIGHKHILFSPLVDISVKSFLAVKANDIIRLDIKKDQEDNLYVIDINGTPSLSVHGSVTFMASKVGLSHSQLIKIVFYESMVRNNLVPSQYLEELITPLKERLYPHAGDQLIEVFSEDTGYS, encoded by the coding sequence TTGCCAAAAAAGATTTTGTTTGTCTATAATCAAGTAAGTAAAAAATATAAATATGGTTTGTTTCGAGAATGTACCTTGGATACTGATGTACAGGCTATTCGTGAAGCATTGATGAAAACAAAATGTAATATTTTATCACTAGATCTTTATAATCCGGAACAACTAGATAGTTTTATTATGGATAACTATCCCATTGATTTTGCCTTTGTCCTGGCGGAAGGTTTTAAAGATTACCCCCATACTTTGTATAATGGCTATGGTGCTGCTCAAGTTCGAGAACAATTAAAAACTCATAATATTCCCTCCAGCCATGCCAGTATTGAAAGTATGGAAATATGTCGAAATAAAGACTTTACCTATCAAAAATTACAGGAATATAGTATTCCAGTTCCCAAACATTTTGTGTTTGATCTTCATAACCGCTTTCGAAAAAAACAGCTATTACGGGAGATTGAACGCATAGGATACCCCTTAATGATTAAACCGGCAGGTGGGGGAGATAGCATAGGAATCACTCCAAAATCAGTTGTTCATAATCTGACTGAACTAAAGCACAAAATTGAATATTTAAAAAGGACATTGGGTCTAGAAAAAATAATTATTGAACAATATCTACCAGGACAGGAATTTACAGTTGGAGTATTGGGTGGTGAAACTAAATATGTCTTACCCATTATCGCTTTTCCGGAAAACTGGGGAATTCGTTATACCAGAACAAAGAACAAAGAATATAGAATGCAAAACCAGTTTAAAATAATTGGACACAAACATATTTTGTTCTCCCCTCTAGTTGACATCTCGGTAAAAAGTTTCCTGGCGGTCAAAGCTAATGATATCATTCGCCTGGACATTAAAAAAGACCAGGAAGACAATCTTTATGTTATTGATATAAATGGTACTCCCTCTCTTTCGGTACATGGATCTGTAACTTTTATGGCTAGTAAAGTAGGATTATCCCATAGTCAGCTAATTAAGATTGTCTTTTATGAGAGTATGGTAAGAAATAATCTAGTTCCTAGCCAGTATCTGGAAGAACTAATTACTCCTCTTAAAGAAAGATTATATCCCCATGCGGGTGACCAATTAATTGAAGTATTTTCAGAAGATACAGGATATAGTTGA
- a CDS encoding B12-binding domain-containing radical SAM protein has protein sequence MSRVRKKIKLLLINPWIYDFTAYDFWSKPLGLLYVAAILREKDYHIDYIDCMDRFEPGLLKKSDYVLAKHNLDGRGPFYKEKITKPESLKHIPRNYCRYGITESIFQEKIQYYSKPDAVLITSIMTYWYPGVFRTIELVKKYYPDCPIILGGIYTTLCYQHAVNFSKADYILKNVQLDTLLQLLQNITGHSISQHDSKNNDYQNLNYYPYPAWDLYPMLDYICLMTSRGCPFRCSYCASYLINSKLEFRKADQVVNEIIYWKRLKRINNFVFYDDALLVKAEKYFIPLLKEIKKRDLNINFYTPNALHAGLITQPIAQLMLECGFKKIWLGLETTDPKLQKKTGNKVDNASFIKAVKILLQEGFSPEQIRAYLLIGLPEQNVQSIIDSIRLVLDNGIKPYLAKYSPIPGTKMWKNIIREYGWQEPVDPLWHNDALMPYCSPYMNNRQYQQIKMLIKNFKL, from the coding sequence GTGAGTAGAGTCAGAAAAAAAATTAAATTGCTTTTAATAAATCCATGGATATACGATTTTACTGCTTATGATTTCTGGTCTAAACCATTAGGATTGCTTTATGTTGCAGCTATATTAAGGGAAAAGGACTATCATATAGATTATATTGATTGTATGGATCGTTTTGAACCAGGTTTACTGAAGAAATCGGACTATGTTTTAGCAAAACATAATCTTGATGGAAGAGGACCATTTTATAAAGAAAAAATAACAAAACCAGAATCCTTGAAACACATTCCCAGAAACTATTGTCGTTATGGTATTACTGAATCAATTTTTCAGGAAAAAATACAATATTATTCTAAACCAGATGCTGTTTTAATAACATCCATAATGACTTACTGGTATCCTGGTGTTTTTAGGACTATTGAGCTAGTAAAAAAATATTATCCCGATTGTCCTATCATCTTGGGAGGTATCTATACTACGCTATGTTATCAGCATGCAGTAAATTTTTCCAAGGCTGATTATATTCTTAAAAATGTTCAATTGGATACATTATTGCAATTGTTACAAAATATAACAGGTCATTCCATCAGCCAGCATGATTCAAAGAATAATGACTATCAAAATCTAAATTATTATCCTTATCCGGCATGGGATTTATATCCCATGCTTGATTATATTTGTTTGATGACTTCAAGGGGTTGTCCATTTAGATGTAGTTATTGCGCCTCTTATTTAATTAATTCTAAGCTTGAATTCCGAAAAGCAGATCAGGTTGTAAATGAAATAATTTACTGGAAAAGATTAAAAAGAATTAATAATTTTGTTTTTTATGATGATGCTTTATTGGTAAAGGCAGAAAAATACTTTATACCTCTATTGAAAGAAATAAAAAAGAGAGATTTAAACATTAATTTTTATACCCCTAATGCCTTACACGCTGGATTAATTACCCAACCAATCGCCCAATTAATGCTGGAATGTGGATTTAAGAAGATATGGCTGGGGCTAGAAACAACTGATCCAAAATTACAAAAGAAGACAGGTAATAAAGTGGATAATGCTTCTTTTATAAAGGCGGTTAAGATTTTATTACAAGAAGGGTTTTCTCCAGAACAGATTCGAGCTTATTTGTTAATTGGCTTACCAGAACAGAACGTACAAAGTATTATTGATTCAATTCGTTTAGTGCTAGATAATGGTATTAAACCATACCTGGCAAAATATTCTCCTATTCCTGGAACAAAAATGTGGAAAAATATTATTAGAGAGTATGGCTGGCAAGAACCAGTTGATCCTTTATGGCATAATGATGCTTTAATGCCTTATTGCTCTCCTTATATGAACAACCGACAATATCAACAGATAAAGATGTTAATAAAAAATTTCAAATTATAA
- a CDS encoding TrkH family potassium uptake protein: MKYSIVFNTLGILIFFLGLSMIFPLFYALYYQEEVAIYAFLSSIIITSLSGLFLHFNFKTEDGIGRKEGFAIATLGWIIAATFGSFPFLFSGTLTNFIDAYFESMSGFTTTGATVLQYIEGNPLSVLFWRNQIQWIGGMGIIVLVVAILPALGVGGMQLFKLEVPGPEPDKLKPRIKETAKLLYLVYIIISGLQVVCLYLTGMSLYDAITHMFGTMATGGFTPKNLSVGHYNNPTYDMIMTFFMLIAGANFTLHYKVLHGNLKSLFKDREFLFYLGVIFISIFIITTQLHLYIYKSILTALRYASFQVVSIVTTTGFATTDFDQWPTLSKSILIILMFIGGCAGSTGGAIKNIRILILLKKVGREFQRILHPHAITPIYVGNKKISDEVASNVTSFFLLYIMIFVFSSLVMSALGLDLVSAMTSVAATLGNVGPGLGLVGPTQNYAFIPPLGKILLSLCMLLGRLEIYTVFILLIPEFWKS, from the coding sequence TTGAAATATAGCATTGTATTCAATACTCTCGGTATATTAATATTTTTCCTGGGTTTAAGTATGATCTTTCCTCTGTTCTATGCCCTTTATTACCAAGAAGAGGTAGCTATATATGCCTTCTTGTCCTCAATAATAATAACTTCCCTCTCCGGATTGTTCTTACACTTTAATTTCAAAACTGAAGATGGAATAGGAAGAAAAGAGGGCTTTGCTATTGCTACACTGGGATGGATAATTGCAGCAACATTTGGATCATTTCCCTTTCTTTTTAGCGGGACATTAACTAATTTTATTGATGCCTATTTTGAATCAATGTCAGGCTTCACTACCACCGGGGCAACGGTTCTTCAATATATCGAAGGAAATCCGCTTTCTGTTCTATTTTGGAGGAATCAAATACAATGGATAGGAGGAATGGGAATTATTGTATTGGTTGTGGCAATCTTACCTGCATTAGGTGTAGGAGGTATGCAATTATTCAAATTAGAGGTCCCCGGACCAGAACCAGATAAGTTGAAACCACGTATCAAAGAAACAGCAAAGTTATTATATCTGGTTTATATCATTATCTCTGGTCTCCAGGTTGTTTGTCTTTACCTAACCGGAATGTCTTTATATGATGCAATTACGCATATGTTTGGCACCATGGCTACAGGAGGTTTTACACCTAAAAATCTAAGTGTTGGTCACTATAACAATCCTACCTACGATATGATAATGACTTTTTTCATGCTCATAGCAGGCGCAAATTTTACCCTGCACTACAAAGTATTGCATGGTAATTTAAAAAGTTTATTTAAAGATAGAGAATTCCTTTTTTATTTAGGAGTAATTTTTATATCCATTTTTATCATTACTACCCAATTACATCTTTATATTTATAAATCAATATTAACTGCCCTCCGTTATGCTTCATTTCAGGTTGTTTCTATAGTAACTACAACTGGTTTTGCCACCACTGATTTCGATCAATGGCCAACTCTCTCAAAGAGTATTTTAATTATTTTAATGTTTATCGGAGGTTGTGCTGGTTCCACCGGTGGTGCTATCAAAAATATTCGGATTCTCATTTTATTAAAAAAGGTTGGTCGAGAGTTTCAAAGAATTCTTCATCCACATGCTATCACCCCTATTTATGTTGGTAATAAAAAAATTTCAGATGAGGTAGCAAGCAATGTTACTTCTTTTTTTCTGTTATATATTATGATATTTGTCTTCAGTTCCCTGGTTATGTCAGCTTTGGGCTTGGACCTGGTCAGTGCTATGACTTCAGTTGCAGCTACTCTGGGTAATGTCGGACCAGGATTAGGATTAGTCGGGCCTACCCAAAACTATGCCTTTATACCACCTTTAGGTAAAATTCTGTTAAGTTTATGCATGCTATTAGGGCGATTAGAAATTTATACCGTCTTTATCCTACTTATTCCTGAATTCTGGAAGAGCTAA
- a CDS encoding TRAP transporter large permease subunit — MNHLIALSPEMITVLMLGGVLTLVLTGFPIGLVIGSVAFLVGTIIFGPKITFNILYSRLYELTLNYPYLAVPLFTFMGVILENSGIAEDLYNALYEWLSGFKGGLAVVTIIVGTLLAACLGTITASVTILTLIALAPMIKRGYDKSIATGSIVAAGTLGILIPPSIMLVVYGPQAGVSVGKMFMGAIFPGLILSGLYITYITIRCALNPKLGPPIPEEERHKISYREKTLKLLKAVAPTLLIIIAVLGTIYTGIAPPTEAAAMGSLAVVILAILYRKFTWNLIKHSAMEVLRVSAFVLLIAGLSYAFVGVFMSAGCGGVVTNLIMAVPGGRWGAFAMVMLIVFVLGMFIEWIGIVFIIVPVFSPILLKLGFDPLWAAMMICINLQMAFQTPPMAMSIFVCRGTAPKELGVTMADIIKGVVPFIILIIFCLILCIVFPQIITWLPEKMIG, encoded by the coding sequence GCTTTTTTGGTTGGCACTATAATATTTGGACCTAAAATTACCTTCAATATACTTTATTCAAGGCTTTATGAATTAACCCTAAATTATCCTTATTTAGCTGTACCTCTGTTTACTTTTATGGGAGTGATACTTGAAAATTCAGGAATAGCTGAGGATTTATATAATGCATTGTATGAATGGCTAAGTGGATTCAAAGGTGGATTAGCTGTAGTTACTATTATAGTAGGCACACTCCTTGCAGCCTGTTTAGGGACTATCACTGCTTCTGTAACTATATTAACACTTATTGCTCTGGCTCCAATGATTAAGAGAGGTTATGATAAGTCTATAGCTACTGGCTCAATTGTTGCTGCTGGTACCCTGGGTATACTTATACCTCCAAGTATTATGTTGGTGGTGTATGGTCCCCAAGCTGGTGTATCAGTTGGTAAAATGTTTATGGGAGCAATTTTCCCTGGTCTCATTCTTTCCGGTTTATATATTACATATATAACCATTCGCTGTGCATTAAATCCAAAATTAGGACCACCTATTCCTGAAGAAGAAAGACATAAAATATCATATAGAGAAAAAACACTAAAACTGTTAAAGGCTGTAGCTCCTACTTTGTTAATTATCATAGCAGTATTAGGAACTATTTATACCGGCATTGCTCCTCCTACTGAGGCTGCAGCGATGGGAAGTTTAGCAGTAGTAATCTTAGCTATTCTTTACCGAAAGTTTACCTGGAACTTAATTAAGCATAGTGCCATGGAAGTGCTACGAGTTAGTGCATTTGTTCTTCTAATTGCAGGCTTAAGTTATGCTTTTGTAGGGGTATTTATGAGTGCAGGCTGTGGAGGAGTGGTTACCAATTTGATTATGGCTGTACCTGGTGGGAGGTGGGGGGCGTTTGCCATGGTTATGTTGATTGTATTTGTTTTAGGGATGTTTATCGAGTGGATAGGTATAGTTTTTATTATTGTTCCAGTTTTCTCACCTATACTTCTAAAATTGGGATTTGATCCTTTATGGGCTGCGATGATGATTTGTATTAACTTGCAAATGGCATTTCAAACACCACCTATGGCGATGTCTATCTTTGTCTGTCGAGGGACTGCTCCCAAAGAATTAGGTGTTACTATGGCTGATATCATAAAAGGAGTGGTTCCTTTTATAATCTTGATAATATTTTGTCTGATACTTTGTATTGTATTCCCACAGATTATTACCTGGTTACCAGAAAAAATGATTGGTTAA
- a CDS encoding stage V sporulation protein S encodes MELLKVSSKSNPKAVAGALAGVIREKGKVELQAIGAGAVNQAIKAIAIARGYTATSGVDLVCIPAFVDVEINGDERTAIKFLVTPSS; translated from the coding sequence ATGGAATTGTTAAAGGTTTCTTCAAAATCAAATCCAAAAGCAGTTGCCGGTGCATTAGCAGGAGTAATAAGAGAAAAAGGTAAGGTCGAATTACAAGCAATAGGGGCAGGTGCCGTTAACCAAGCGATTAAAGCCATTGCCATTGCTAGGGGATATACAGCAACAAGTGGAGTTGATTTAGTTTGTATCCCGGCTTTTGTCGATGTTGAAATTAATGGTGACGAGAGAACTGCAATTAAATTTTTAGTTACTCCCAGTTCATAA